A DNA window from Pseudoalteromonas rubra contains the following coding sequences:
- the radA gene encoding DNA repair protein RadA: MGKKKTAFVCSDCGAEFARWQGQCSECKAWNTITEFRVPSVKAAPRGGTMAGYAGVVEAKVQTLDEVNLESLPRFSTGFKEFDRVLGGGVVPGSAILIGGEPGAGKSTLLLQTMCLLAESMPTLYVTGEESLQQVAMRAKRLGLPTNKLRTLAETNVESICQLALREKPAIMVIDSIQVMHMSDVQSAPGSVSQVRESAAYLTRFAKQNQVAIIMVGHVTKDGSLAGPKVLEHCIDCSILLEGSSDSRFRTLRGNKNRFGAVNELGVFAMTGLGLKEVNNPSAIFLNRGEEQTPGSLVMVIWEGTRPLLVEVQALVDYSQLANPRRVTVGLEQNRLAMLLAVLHRHGGLQVADQDVFVNVVGGVKVSETSADLALIAALVSSFKNHALERQMVVFGEVGLGGEIRPVPSGQERLREAAKHGFKRAIVPIANKPKDAIEGMEVVAVASLSDALEALF, translated from the coding sequence ATGGGAAAAAAGAAAACCGCATTTGTCTGTAGTGATTGTGGAGCGGAATTTGCTCGATGGCAAGGGCAATGTTCTGAATGTAAAGCCTGGAATACAATTACTGAGTTCAGGGTGCCATCAGTGAAAGCGGCACCGCGTGGCGGAACGATGGCCGGATACGCTGGTGTCGTCGAAGCGAAGGTCCAGACGCTGGATGAAGTTAACCTTGAGTCGTTACCTAGATTTTCTACTGGATTCAAAGAGTTCGACCGCGTTCTAGGTGGTGGTGTGGTGCCGGGCAGTGCCATCCTGATTGGTGGTGAACCGGGTGCTGGTAAGAGTACTTTGCTGTTGCAGACTATGTGTTTGCTGGCCGAATCCATGCCGACTTTATATGTAACGGGTGAGGAATCTTTGCAGCAAGTGGCGATGCGTGCAAAGCGGCTGGGTCTGCCAACCAATAAATTGCGCACATTGGCCGAAACGAATGTGGAAAGCATCTGTCAGCTGGCCTTGCGTGAAAAGCCTGCCATTATGGTCATTGACTCGATACAGGTGATGCACATGAGTGATGTTCAGTCGGCGCCTGGTAGCGTGTCTCAGGTGCGCGAGAGCGCTGCTTACCTGACCCGATTCGCCAAGCAAAACCAGGTTGCCATTATTATGGTAGGCCACGTGACGAAAGATGGTTCTCTGGCGGGGCCTAAGGTGCTGGAACACTGTATTGATTGTTCTATTCTACTGGAAGGCAGCAGTGACAGCCGCTTCAGAACGCTGCGTGGCAATAAAAACCGCTTTGGGGCGGTCAACGAGCTTGGTGTATTCGCTATGACAGGCCTGGGCCTGAAAGAGGTGAATAATCCGTCTGCTATTTTCCTCAACCGTGGTGAGGAGCAAACGCCTGGCTCCTTGGTCATGGTCATCTGGGAAGGCACCCGGCCGCTGCTGGTTGAGGTCCAGGCGCTGGTCGACTACTCTCAGCTGGCCAACCCTCGCCGTGTGACTGTCGGTCTGGAGCAAAATCGTCTGGCAATGTTGCTTGCGGTGTTACACCGTCATGGTGGATTGCAGGTCGCCGATCAGGATGTCTTTGTAAATGTCGTCGGCGGCGTCAAGGTATCTGAAACCAGCGCCGATTTGGCGTTAATTGCTGCTTTGGTGTCGAGTTTCAAAAATCACGCATTGGAACGTCAGATGGTGGTGTTTGGAGAAGTCGGGCTGGGAGGAGAGATCCGTCCGGTACCCAGTGGCCAGGAAAGACTGCGCGAAGCCGCGAAACATGGCTTCAAACGTGCTATTGTACCTATCGCGAATAAACCAAAGGACGCCATTGAGGGAATGGAAGTGGTTGCCGTTGCCAGCCTCAGTGATGCGCTCGAAGCCTTGTTTTAA
- the ampE gene encoding beta-lactamase regulator AmpE, with product MMLISIIIALVIERLGARSEHWQIDFYLGKYLTWSKHQLREKGIFGSDLGVMIWLILPTVLIAMVFHLSDFIIFQLVMNVLILLVCFGCGRYRRLYKGYLNALTRGDSEAVTLYALQMGQERTESERNGETFGQTLVWINFQHYCAVMFWFVVLGAPGAVLYATVRYLVTTLTGRQEDDLPEQVALLRRTLGEQTQRFSRLLFWLDWLPARVASFGYLIIGNFTKGTGCWLKYLLDFDTPNRRVVSDIALAAEQIEQQFFGCTYEATCMMRLVKRNILFFLVLTALLTLFGGLS from the coding sequence ATGATGTTAATTTCTATCATAATTGCTTTAGTTATTGAGCGCCTTGGTGCCCGCTCAGAACATTGGCAGATTGACTTCTATTTGGGCAAGTACCTGACGTGGAGCAAACATCAGCTTCGTGAAAAGGGGATTTTCGGCTCTGATCTTGGTGTGATGATCTGGCTGATTCTGCCCACGGTGCTGATTGCCATGGTGTTCCACCTTTCTGACTTTATTATCTTCCAGCTGGTAATGAATGTACTGATCTTACTGGTATGTTTTGGCTGTGGGCGTTACCGTCGTTTGTACAAAGGTTATCTTAACGCATTGACGCGAGGGGATTCCGAAGCGGTGACACTATATGCATTACAAATGGGACAGGAGCGGACTGAGTCAGAGCGAAATGGTGAAACTTTCGGGCAAACGCTGGTGTGGATTAATTTTCAGCATTATTGCGCAGTGATGTTCTGGTTTGTCGTACTGGGTGCTCCGGGTGCGGTGCTGTATGCAACGGTGCGATACCTGGTTACAACACTCACAGGACGTCAGGAAGATGACCTGCCTGAGCAGGTTGCGTTGTTGCGCAGAACATTGGGGGAGCAAACACAGCGCTTTTCTAGGTTGCTATTCTGGCTTGATTGGCTGCCAGCCAGGGTTGCCAGCTTTGGTTACTTGATCATCGGTAATTTTACCAAAGGCACTGGCTGTTGGCTCAAGTACTTATTGGATTTTGACACCCCCAACAGACGTGTGGTGAGTGATATTGCACTGGCTGCTGAACAAATAGAGCAGCAATTTTTTGGTTGTACTTATGAGGCGACCTGCATGATGCGCCTGGTTAAACGTAATATCCTGTTCTTTTTGGTCCTGACAGCACTACTGACTTTGTTTGGTGGTCTGAGTTAA
- a CDS encoding prepilin peptidase: MQEVWHLMEQQTWFWLLTVALTSLCIGSFLNVVIYRLPVMMQRNWQAECRIILEQAPQQAEPATFNLVTPGSTCPKCNTKIKIHHNIPVLSWLLLGGKCAYCDAPIPKRYPLVELLTGAASLWLAWHFSATPQALVYILVTWVLVALIFIDIDHMLLPDQLTLPLLWFALLAAVAGVTIPPSAAIVGAAVGYLSLWSIYWVFKLLTGKEGMGFGDFKLLAVFGALMGWQSLLLIVLLSSVVGAVIGATQLAVQGKDKASPIPFGPYLAIAGWLTLLYGEQLSRWYLSLLGV, translated from the coding sequence ATGCAAGAAGTTTGGCACCTTATGGAGCAGCAAACCTGGTTTTGGTTGCTGACTGTCGCACTGACCAGTTTGTGTATCGGCAGCTTTTTAAACGTTGTCATTTATCGCTTACCCGTTATGATGCAACGCAACTGGCAAGCCGAATGCCGGATCATTCTGGAGCAGGCACCACAGCAAGCTGAGCCTGCCACTTTCAATCTGGTGACTCCCGGCTCTACCTGCCCTAAATGTAATACTAAGATAAAAATTCATCATAATATTCCCGTACTCAGCTGGTTATTACTCGGTGGAAAATGTGCTTACTGTGACGCACCAATTCCAAAGCGTTATCCGTTGGTTGAGCTACTCACTGGGGCGGCATCACTCTGGCTGGCCTGGCATTTTTCAGCCACACCTCAGGCACTGGTGTACATTCTGGTCACCTGGGTATTAGTCGCACTGATCTTCATTGATATCGATCATATGCTGCTCCCCGATCAGTTAACCCTCCCCTTACTGTGGTTTGCTCTTCTGGCAGCCGTGGCAGGCGTAACCATTCCTCCATCCGCAGCCATTGTAGGTGCGGCCGTTGGCTATCTGAGTCTGTGGAGCATTTACTGGGTGTTCAAACTGCTAACCGGCAAAGAAGGCATGGGGTTTGGTGATTTTAAACTCTTAGCCGTATTTGGGGCTCTGATGGGCTGGCAGTCACTGTTGCTCATCGTGTTGCTATCAAGTGTTGTTGGCGCGGTGATTGGCGCAACACAACTCGCTGTGCAAGGCAAAGATAAAGCCAGCCCTATCCCCTTTGGTCCGTACCTCGCAATTGCGGGCTGGCTAACGCTATTATATGGTGAGCAACTCAGCCGCTGGTATTTGTCGTTATTAGGAGTATAG
- the ampD gene encoding 1,6-anhydro-N-acetylmuramyl-L-alanine amidase AmpD: protein MKVNWLPGAHQRHSPHYNERPAGCAPSLLVVHCISLPAGQYGGTYIDDLFMGTLDCQAHPSFDSLQGVRVSAHCLIRRDGVVIQYVPFDKRAWHAGVSEFAGRDNCNDFSIGVELEGTDTTSYTEAQYQALAQLTIWLQQQLPQLTRERIVGHSDIAPGRKHDPGVAFDWDKYFALIR, encoded by the coding sequence ATGAAGGTAAATTGGCTGCCCGGTGCACATCAACGGCACTCGCCCCATTATAACGAACGCCCGGCAGGGTGTGCTCCCTCATTACTGGTGGTGCATTGTATATCCTTGCCGGCGGGGCAGTACGGTGGCACCTATATAGATGATCTGTTTATGGGCACGCTGGATTGTCAGGCTCATCCCAGTTTTGACTCCCTGCAAGGGGTGAGGGTATCGGCCCATTGCCTGATCCGTCGGGACGGAGTGGTCATTCAGTATGTGCCGTTTGATAAACGTGCCTGGCATGCTGGGGTATCTGAGTTTGCAGGACGAGATAACTGCAATGATTTCAGTATCGGTGTGGAGCTGGAGGGGACTGATACGACGTCGTACACTGAGGCACAATATCAGGCTTTGGCTCAGCTCACGATATGGTTACAGCAGCAGCTCCCTCAGCTGACCAGGGAGCGTATTGTCGGACACAGTGATATTGCACCTGGTCGTAAACACGATCCAGGCGTAGCGTTCGACTGGGACAAATATTTTGCATTGATAAGATAA
- a CDS encoding type II secretion system F family protein, with protein MNQPDKNSAKVDTFIWVGVSARGKRLQGELTGTSVALVKAQLRKQGITPSKVKRKPKPLFGFSSTQKITPKDIAVVTRQIATMLTAGVALVQALDMIASGAKNKSLSKLITHIADEVKAGQPLAKSLRSHPRYFDELYCDLVESGEQSGALDRIFDRVALYKEKAEALKSKIKKAMFYPIAVLSVALIVTSILLIFVVPQFEEIFTGFGAELPGFTLMVLGISEFMQEYWWLFLIGMGGAGYAYKEALQRSPAVRHFNDRMVLRIPAIGEILKKAAVARYARTLSTTFAAGVPLVNALDSAAGASGNIIYKNAILDIKGEVSSGNQMNWAMRNARIFPDMVVQMVSIGEESGALDSMLAKVASIYEQEVDDAVDGLSSLLEPMIMVILGVLVGGLIIAMYLPIFQLGTVI; from the coding sequence ATGAATCAACCCGACAAAAACTCTGCCAAAGTCGATACCTTTATCTGGGTAGGCGTCAGCGCCCGTGGTAAACGTTTGCAAGGCGAACTCACTGGCACCAGTGTGGCCCTGGTCAAAGCACAATTGCGCAAGCAGGGGATCACCCCCTCTAAAGTAAAGCGCAAACCGAAACCTTTGTTCGGGTTCAGTAGCACACAAAAAATCACCCCCAAAGACATAGCCGTTGTGACCCGGCAAATTGCCACTATGCTGACCGCAGGTGTTGCCCTGGTACAGGCTTTGGATATGATAGCCTCGGGTGCCAAAAACAAAAGCCTCAGTAAGCTCATCACGCACATTGCCGATGAAGTAAAAGCAGGCCAGCCGCTGGCCAAATCTCTGCGTAGTCACCCCAGATATTTTGACGAATTATATTGCGACCTGGTTGAGTCGGGTGAGCAGTCAGGTGCGCTGGATCGCATCTTTGACCGGGTAGCCCTGTATAAAGAAAAAGCAGAGGCACTAAAGTCGAAAATTAAAAAAGCGATGTTTTACCCGATAGCTGTACTATCAGTCGCCCTGATCGTGACTTCCATCTTATTGATTTTTGTGGTCCCACAATTTGAAGAGATTTTCACCGGATTTGGCGCTGAATTACCAGGTTTTACACTGATGGTGCTGGGTATTTCTGAGTTTATGCAGGAGTACTGGTGGCTATTCCTTATTGGCATGGGCGGTGCGGGCTATGCCTACAAAGAGGCCCTGCAACGCAGTCCCGCTGTTCGCCATTTTAACGACCGTATGGTACTGCGGATCCCGGCAATTGGCGAAATCCTGAAAAAAGCAGCCGTTGCCCGTTATGCCAGAACCCTGTCTACCACCTTTGCGGCAGGCGTACCCTTAGTCAATGCGCTGGATTCCGCCGCAGGTGCTTCCGGCAATATCATCTACAAAAATGCGATTTTGGATATTAAGGGCGAGGTCAGTTCAGGTAACCAAATGAACTGGGCAATGCGCAATGCCAGAATTTTTCCCGATATGGTAGTGCAAATGGTTTCCATTGGTGAAGAGTCCGGTGCATTAGACAGTATGCTGGCCAAAGTCGCCAGTATTTATGAGCAGGAAGTGGATGACGCAGTCGATGGACTGTCCTCATTACTTGAACCTATGATCATGGTGATCCTGGGCGTGCTGGTTGGCGGCTTGATTATCGCCATGTATTTACCTATATTCCAGCTCGGCACCGTCATTTAA
- a CDS encoding pilin, with product MTQRQQGGFTLIELMIVIAIIGILAAVALPAYQDYINRAKASELMAASTMPKACVTEISQVGGAPANCASATTGEETEMVASVVVGATGAITITGQSDMDGVVVVVTPFNGDTAASAANFTAGFTISEWRCTATVDDASKTAWLPATCTVSTT from the coding sequence ATGACGCAAAGACAACAGGGTGGTTTTACCCTTATTGAATTAATGATTGTAATCGCAATCATTGGTATTCTTGCTGCCGTTGCCCTGCCGGCATACCAAGACTACATCAACCGTGCCAAAGCCTCTGAGCTGATGGCTGCTTCAACCATGCCAAAAGCGTGTGTGACAGAAATTTCACAGGTTGGTGGCGCGCCCGCAAACTGTGCTTCTGCCACCACTGGCGAGGAAACTGAAATGGTCGCCTCAGTTGTAGTTGGTGCTACAGGTGCCATCACAATCACAGGCCAATCAGACATGGACGGCGTTGTCGTAGTTGTAACTCCGTTTAACGGCGACACTGCGGCGTCTGCGGCGAACTTCACGGCTGGTTTCACTATCTCTGAGTGGAGATGTACAGCGACGGTAGACGATGCGTCCAAGACAGCCTGGTTGCCAGCAACCTGCACAGTATCTACTACTTAA
- the coaE gene encoding dephospho-CoA kinase (Dephospho-CoA kinase (CoaE) performs the final step in coenzyme A biosynthesis.): MANWILGLTGGIGAGKTTVSDYLNKLAICVVDADVVAREVVEPGSEGLNAIVAHFGAQILTDEGTLDRAMLRSIIFADESEKNWLNALLHPLIRTQLLAQLAHADSDYVILSAPLLFENGLEQYCDKTLLVDVPVEVQLTRTCKRDNAHQQQVERIIEAQMSRADKCKKADFILDNNQPLEAMQTELAALHQVFLQLAEKKCA; encoded by the coding sequence ATGGCCAATTGGATCTTAGGCTTAACAGGCGGTATCGGTGCGGGTAAAACAACGGTATCCGACTACCTGAACAAATTAGCAATATGTGTTGTGGATGCCGATGTAGTGGCACGAGAGGTGGTCGAGCCTGGCAGCGAGGGATTAAATGCCATTGTGGCGCATTTTGGGGCGCAGATCCTGACAGATGAGGGCACTTTGGACCGCGCTATGCTGCGCAGCATCATTTTCGCGGATGAAAGCGAAAAAAACTGGCTGAACGCCTTGCTGCACCCGCTGATCCGCACGCAATTACTTGCCCAACTAGCCCATGCTGACAGCGATTATGTGATTTTATCTGCACCTTTGCTGTTTGAAAATGGACTGGAGCAATACTGTGATAAAACCCTACTTGTTGATGTGCCTGTTGAAGTGCAACTCACACGAACCTGTAAGCGAGACAACGCCCACCAGCAGCAGGTTGAGCGCATTATTGAAGCGCAAATGAGCAGAGCCGATAAATGCAAAAAAGCCGACTTTATTCTCGATAACAATCAACCCCTTGAGGCGATGCAAACTGAACTTGCCGCCTTACATCAAGTGTTTTTGCAGCTGGCTGAAAAAAAATGTGCCTGA
- a CDS encoding PilZ domain-containing protein produces the protein MAEDKLQQYQDLIDELKIDLGDPNFDFIFKQKTAQLSKPDQFLLKMEMTRLSQPVARFIDLRGQVSGQVKPYEHDGKQHFMDDVAIRVFEQEVARYGGYTLAVYEAVMNTDNNFKVMQKQAAQQQEEDTPGLDLSQSTQYIRFASYESRIEERMNYSIKITVEFGNQRIANASTSDISLSGAKIKLAPNYHLHKGDLVSLRLVGLEQDFELGLKSGIQYEVVAVDPVSSEYNHVRLKRTFVENNSGFDDFLQSFIHGNKRRYKINLDNTMDAVVCKGYEQYYLPRVNSLFVFFSQAKTMLYPSLVLTNENNAHINYYFEDERKTSSLYSVFNQQRLDMLLLRPEPVKEAYCYTFTHGKNGKIYFYSAFDWELKKSAELRDLFMGFGSQKDSWRIFKVQLMPSHHEDAFIPLSLPSSAGKNVEKLNKRPTPRVQGLIENVKYLMTLSDITTEQQTAYYQALDYPKEQVNLIKQFGHGKAKVPPPLEVVALEYINLRSHKRYLYKTAATVIQEDGQALHGHTRDFSVMGLQVALEEPATLQKGDIVHLDLPELQKITKQHNLTKLRYEVMAVNKAKTIINLKVNILSNVQHTAITFFKVLIESNKNKLQPCEEAPRIPGLSHALRNMVTKSICQFPLYLHKSAAHFRIGAVAQGLYPTALHKVLLSQVYHHNHQEYVQSEGLLPSEFIGDYLSERLRKQSRQDKPLQYTVFLRFDPQATDLKEALKSQCVAAGESLDPLFLFIKRALKKELLFVFHLYISKTGRPDMDYLANELRYVSHYAIHKAKGLEEALWNVAGVCDLIDVTDQLLSTLDVQPNQLAAMTERKHTWLTAQPG, from the coding sequence ATGGCTGAAGATAAATTACAACAATACCAAGACTTAATAGATGAATTAAAGATTGATCTCGGCGATCCAAATTTTGACTTTATCTTCAAGCAAAAAACGGCGCAACTCAGTAAGCCTGACCAGTTCCTGCTGAAGATGGAAATGACCCGGCTATCTCAGCCCGTAGCACGCTTTATTGACTTGCGTGGCCAAGTGTCCGGGCAGGTAAAACCCTATGAGCATGACGGGAAGCAACATTTTATGGACGATGTTGCAATCCGGGTATTTGAGCAAGAAGTCGCACGTTACGGCGGGTATACCTTAGCCGTTTACGAAGCGGTTATGAACACCGACAATAACTTTAAGGTCATGCAAAAGCAGGCGGCCCAGCAGCAAGAGGAAGATACGCCCGGGCTGGACCTCTCTCAGTCAACTCAGTACATCCGCTTTGCTTCATACGAGAGTCGTATAGAAGAGCGGATGAATTACTCCATCAAGATCACGGTCGAGTTTGGCAATCAGCGTATCGCCAATGCCAGTACCTCAGATATTTCCCTCAGTGGCGCGAAAATAAAGCTGGCACCAAACTACCATTTACACAAGGGCGATTTAGTATCGCTGCGACTGGTCGGTCTTGAGCAGGATTTTGAACTGGGCCTGAAAAGTGGGATCCAGTACGAAGTGGTCGCCGTTGATCCGGTCTCCAGTGAGTATAATCACGTTCGCCTCAAGCGCACTTTTGTAGAAAATAACAGTGGGTTTGATGACTTTCTACAAAGTTTTATCCACGGCAATAAACGTCGCTACAAGATCAACCTGGATAACACCATGGATGCCGTCGTGTGTAAGGGGTATGAGCAATACTATCTGCCCCGCGTTAATTCACTGTTTGTGTTTTTTAGCCAGGCTAAAACCATGCTCTACCCGAGCCTGGTACTCACAAATGAAAACAACGCACACATCAACTATTACTTTGAAGATGAGAGAAAAACATCTTCGCTTTACAGTGTGTTTAATCAGCAGCGTCTTGATATGCTGTTGCTACGCCCTGAGCCGGTGAAAGAAGCCTATTGTTACACATTCACCCATGGCAAGAATGGCAAAATTTATTTCTACTCAGCTTTTGACTGGGAGCTTAAAAAGTCCGCTGAATTACGTGATCTGTTTATGGGCTTTGGCAGTCAGAAAGACAGCTGGCGGATCTTTAAAGTCCAGCTGATGCCCAGTCACCATGAAGACGCCTTTATACCGCTTTCTTTGCCCTCCAGCGCTGGCAAGAATGTTGAGAAGCTCAACAAACGCCCAACACCACGCGTACAGGGGCTGATTGAAAACGTGAAATACCTGATGACCCTCAGCGATATTACCACTGAGCAGCAAACGGCGTATTACCAGGCGCTGGACTATCCAAAAGAGCAGGTTAATCTCATCAAGCAGTTTGGCCATGGCAAAGCCAAAGTACCTCCCCCTCTGGAAGTCGTCGCACTTGAGTATATCAACCTGCGCTCACACAAACGCTATCTGTATAAGACCGCAGCGACGGTGATCCAAGAGGATGGCCAGGCGCTGCATGGTCATACCCGGGATTTTTCGGTTATGGGTCTGCAAGTCGCACTTGAAGAACCAGCGACACTGCAAAAAGGGGATATTGTGCATCTCGACCTGCCCGAGCTGCAAAAAATCACCAAGCAACACAATCTGACCAAACTCAGATATGAGGTCATGGCCGTCAACAAAGCAAAAACCATCATCAATCTGAAGGTCAATATTCTCAGCAACGTCCAGCATACTGCCATCACTTTTTTTAAGGTCCTGATTGAGAGCAATAAGAATAAGCTTCAGCCATGTGAAGAAGCCCCCAGGATCCCCGGTTTATCGCATGCACTACGCAACATGGTTACTAAAAGCATTTGCCAGTTTCCTTTGTATCTGCACAAGTCTGCGGCCCATTTTAGAATTGGCGCCGTTGCTCAGGGACTCTACCCGACTGCGCTACACAAAGTGTTACTCAGTCAGGTGTACCACCATAATCATCAGGAGTATGTCCAGAGTGAAGGGTTATTACCGAGCGAGTTTATTGGAGACTATCTGAGTGAGCGCTTACGCAAGCAATCACGCCAGGATAAACCCCTACAATATACGGTGTTCCTGCGTTTTGACCCTCAAGCCACGGACCTGAAAGAAGCGCTGAAAAGCCAATGTGTCGCGGCTGGTGAGTCTCTGGATCCGCTGTTTTTATTCATCAAACGAGCGCTTAAAAAAGAGTTACTGTTTGTATTTCATCTGTATATCTCCAAGACAGGCCGCCCTGATATGGATTACCTGGCCAACGAGCTGAGATATGTCAGCCATTATGCCATTCACAAAGCCAAAGGCCTGGAAGAAGCACTGTGGAATGTGGCCGGGGTATGCGATCTGATAGATGTGACAGACCAGCTCCTGTCTACGCTGGATGTTCAGCCAAATCAGCTGGCGGCAATGACCGAGCGTAAACACACCTGGTTAACTGCTCAGCCAGGATAA
- the nadC gene encoding carboxylating nicotinate-nucleotide diphosphorylase — MLNEQIPQLVKLALDEDLNNQSAADGDITAALIPASQQAKAYVITREACVFCGKDLILEVFRQVDPTVEVNVLVSDGETLQPNQRIFEATGSARAILTAERTALNFVQTLSGTATATAHSVAALADTNTQLLDTRKTIPGLRALQKYAVTCGGGKNHRIGLFDAFLIKENHIAACGGIAKAVAQARQNHPDKPVEVEVESLDELQQALDAGADIIMLDNFTVEDIQIAVKQTAGRAKLEVSGNMTLDKLATYAQAGVDYISSGALTKHLQSIDLSMRFE, encoded by the coding sequence ATGTTAAACGAACAGATCCCCCAGCTGGTTAAGCTGGCACTTGATGAAGACCTGAATAACCAAAGCGCCGCCGATGGTGATATTACCGCAGCCCTGATCCCCGCCTCTCAACAAGCTAAAGCCTATGTCATCACACGCGAAGCATGCGTATTTTGCGGCAAAGACTTGATCCTTGAGGTATTCAGGCAAGTGGACCCCACAGTTGAAGTCAATGTGCTGGTCAGCGATGGTGAGACCTTGCAGCCCAATCAGCGCATTTTTGAAGCAACAGGCAGTGCACGTGCGATCCTCACAGCGGAGCGCACCGCACTCAACTTTGTACAAACCCTGTCGGGGACGGCCACAGCCACAGCGCATTCTGTTGCGGCACTCGCAGATACCAACACGCAATTGCTGGATACGCGAAAAACCATCCCGGGCCTGCGCGCATTGCAGAAATATGCTGTGACTTGTGGTGGGGGCAAAAACCACCGCATCGGCTTGTTTGATGCTTTCCTGATCAAAGAGAATCATATTGCGGCCTGTGGTGGAATTGCCAAAGCGGTTGCGCAAGCCAGACAAAACCACCCGGATAAGCCCGTTGAGGTCGAAGTAGAAAGCCTTGATGAGCTGCAACAGGCACTTGATGCGGGCGCTGATATCATTATGCTCGACAACTTTACCGTTGAGGACATTCAAATTGCCGTTAAACAAACTGCCGGTAGAGCTAAGCTGGAGGTCTCGGGTAATATGACCCTAGATAAACTGGCGACGTATGCGCAGGCTGGTGTGGATTACATTTCAAGTGGTGCATTGACGAAACACCTGCAGAGTATAGACTTATCTATGCGCTTCGAGTAA